A DNA window from Spirochaetales bacterium contains the following coding sequences:
- a CDS encoding radical SAM protein: MKVLLIFPPFVYQCIREPYISLPLLAGYLKNRRIETDQRDINVEFYHHYLTRKRLEQIKRHFEEMIYNGNYGNNEEYTRLVKTKMELTWFISNLDWAKKAREHSVRLMHLLKVYDEWFERIPSLDEFHRLHSIVAGKRNPYIGIYSDYFLDEILKNRYGVIGFSIAMGAQIVPALTLAWLINESFPDIHITLGGAALNLADQSILQHLGELPYIHSIIRFGGGKSLYHLCEAKRLRKGFYGMPNIIDCTGTSPVFPDEYSPPEIDEETGYVFERRNLAFYPEGYYLPILYSQGCYWGRCSYCSNVEQIQHRFRLKNMSVFVDEMEMLYKTQHQRKFALIGECLPPLYAEALADEISRRGLAIKFWAYTRVDKNFNTEIIYKLKKAGLHKTTIGLESTQDRVLRLMKKGYNAELAFKQIATMYEAGIKMKINIIWDFPSTTKEEALNVFRWLQDNHQKFSDLAVFNFSLEKNSHMGRHPETYNLRILNKTTDEVERISNRISMKRFYNELNYEDVKGMSSREKNGIEIFYQRLSADVYIREAVKKLNFDIRCPDAGKPENWNYIREFINKFFLWEKMGESAHGNSLSAGRRFYCYNFLFDSIKTIDEEKYFYLDNFIKTSSTEELFIKLNNSKNEDRPTVERKMKYLFRLILEMR, translated from the coding sequence ATGAAAGTACTTCTGATCTTTCCGCCGTTTGTTTACCAGTGTATCCGGGAGCCTTATATTTCTCTACCGCTTTTGGCGGGTTATTTGAAAAACCGCCGGATTGAAACGGATCAACGCGACATCAATGTCGAATTCTATCACCATTACCTTACTCGCAAGCGGCTTGAACAAATCAAGCGGCACTTCGAAGAAATGATATATAACGGAAATTACGGGAACAACGAAGAATATACCAGACTTGTCAAAACAAAGATGGAATTAACCTGGTTCATATCCAATCTGGATTGGGCAAAAAAAGCAAGAGAACATTCGGTTCGTCTGATGCACCTGTTGAAAGTATATGACGAGTGGTTTGAACGAATCCCTTCCCTCGATGAGTTTCACCGGCTTCATTCTATAGTAGCCGGGAAAAGGAATCCTTATATCGGTATCTATTCGGATTATTTTCTCGATGAAATACTGAAAAATAGATATGGTGTCATCGGATTTTCCATTGCCATGGGAGCTCAGATTGTTCCGGCTTTGACGCTTGCCTGGCTTATCAATGAATCGTTTCCGGATATTCATATCACCCTTGGCGGCGCGGCATTGAATTTGGCCGATCAATCGATTTTACAGCATCTCGGTGAGTTGCCGTATATCCATTCCATTATCCGTTTCGGCGGCGGCAAATCATTGTATCATTTGTGCGAAGCCAAACGTTTACGGAAGGGTTTTTATGGTATGCCCAATATTATCGATTGTACAGGTACAAGCCCCGTTTTCCCCGACGAATACAGCCCGCCCGAAATCGACGAGGAAACGGGATATGTATTTGAAAGAAGGAATCTGGCTTTTTATCCGGAAGGTTATTATCTGCCGATTTTATACTCACAAGGTTGTTACTGGGGAAGATGCTCATATTGTTCGAATGTTGAACAGATACAACACCGTTTTCGTCTGAAGAACATGAGTGTTTTTGTCGACGAAATGGAGATGTTATACAAGACGCAACACCAGCGAAAATTCGCGTTAATCGGGGAATGTTTACCTCCCTTGTATGCGGAAGCATTGGCAGATGAAATATCAAGAAGAGGATTGGCCATTAAATTCTGGGCATATACGAGAGTGGACAAGAATTTCAATACAGAAATCATATATAAATTAAAAAAGGCGGGTTTGCACAAGACTACCATCGGACTCGAGTCCACTCAGGATCGGGTCCTGAGGTTGATGAAAAAAGGATATAATGCGGAACTCGCTTTCAAACAGATCGCCACGATGTATGAAGCAGGCATAAAAATGAAAATCAATATCATCTGGGATTTCCCCTCCACGACAAAAGAAGAAGCACTCAATGTTTTCCGGTGGCTGCAGGATAATCATCAAAAGTTTAGCGATTTGGCTGTCTTTAATTTTTCCCTCGAGAAAAACTCTCATATGGGGCGACATCCGGAAACATACAATCTTCGAATTCTGAACAAGACGACAGATGAAGTCGAGCGTATCTCCAACCGTATTTCGATGAAAAGATTCTACAATGAATTGAATTACGAAGATGTAAAGGGTATGAGCAGCCGGGAGAAGAATGGGATTGAGATATTTTATCAGAGACTTTCTGCTGACGTCTATATACGCGAGGCTGTGAAAAAATTGAATTTCGATATTCGCTGTCCCGATGCCGGCAAGCCCGAGAATTGGAATTATATCCGGGAATTTATTAATAAATTTTTCTTATGGGAAAAAATGGGGGAAAGCGCGCATGGGAATTCGCTATCGGCAGGAAGACGGTTTTATTGCTATAATTTTCTATTCGATAGTATCAAAACAATCGATGAAGAAAAATATTTCTATCTGGATAATTTTATAAAAACGTCGTCGACGGAAGAATTGTTTATAAAACTAAACAATAGCAAGAATGAGGACAGACCGACCGTGGAACGTAAGATGAAATACCTGTTTCGTCTCATACTCGAAATGAGATAA
- a CDS encoding ABC transporter permease, which produces MNYMETVKMSVNSMLQNKLRSFLTILGIIISIITIIILQALIEGLNLSVRSQLANIGSNVFYVQKYPVVYTDESEFKNRKDITMSEIRAIEKKAQSVQFVTPEDFQFGVTVEYKGKDTGPTVFLIGGTHLWNLTNDMQIDEGRFFTEFEVNNSQKNCVIGVEIAEKLFPFRNAIGEAIIIRGVRFTVIGVFEERGIFWGQNRDNLVLVPISIFTKLYGENRSFRIAIKAGSAGLLNTSIDEVIGILRIERKVPFGSKNDFEIVTQSTLLNAWKNMIDILNIAGLVICFISLFVSGISVTNIMLITITERTKEIGIRKAVGAKRRDIMLQFLTEAVLMCETGGVAGIIFSFGIERLISSYTQLPVSIPVWVVFLSIMFVSLVGIFFGFFPADKAARLNTIDAIRRN; this is translated from the coding sequence ATGAACTATATGGAAACGGTGAAAATGAGTGTCAATTCGATGCTTCAAAACAAATTGAGATCTTTTTTGACCATCCTGGGCATCATCATAAGTATCATAACGATAATCATTTTACAGGCACTCATTGAAGGATTGAATCTAAGTGTACGTTCACAACTGGCCAATATAGGTTCAAATGTATTCTATGTCCAGAAGTATCCTGTTGTATATACGGATGAATCCGAATTTAAAAACAGAAAAGACATCACAATGAGTGAAATCAGGGCGATTGAAAAAAAAGCCCAATCGGTTCAGTTTGTTACCCCGGAAGATTTCCAGTTCGGTGTCACTGTGGAATACAAGGGAAAAGATACCGGTCCGACGGTCTTTTTAATTGGCGGTACTCATTTATGGAACCTGACAAACGATATGCAGATCGATGAGGGCCGTTTTTTTACCGAATTCGAGGTCAATAACAGTCAAAAAAATTGTGTCATTGGCGTCGAGATTGCAGAAAAGCTTTTTCCATTCAGAAATGCGATCGGAGAAGCTATTATAATCAGGGGTGTCAGATTTACGGTAATAGGTGTTTTTGAGGAAAGAGGCATTTTCTGGGGGCAGAACCGTGACAATCTGGTGCTGGTACCTATTTCGATATTCACGAAATTATACGGCGAAAACCGATCTTTCAGAATAGCGATAAAAGCCGGTTCGGCCGGCCTGCTTAATACCTCGATCGATGAGGTGATCGGCATTTTACGCATTGAAAGAAAAGTACCGTTTGGCTCCAAAAACGATTTTGAGATCGTCACACAATCCACTTTGCTGAATGCCTGGAAGAACATGATAGATATTCTCAATATAGCGGGTTTGGTCATTTGCTTTATCTCATTGTTCGTCAGCGGCATCAGTGTCACGAATATCATGCTGATCACCATCACCGAACGAACGAAGGAAATTGGAATTCGCAAAGCGGTGGGAGCAAAACGCAGGGATATCATGCTGCAATTTTTAACGGAAGCCGTGCTTATGTGTGAAACCGGAGGAGTGGCCGGCATAATTTTCAGTTTCGGTATAGAAAGACTGATTTCATCATATACGCAGCTGCCGGTTAGTATCCCCGTATGGGTCGTATTTCTTTCGATTATGTTTGTTTCGCTGGTCGGAATTTTTTTCGGGTTTTTCCCCGCTGACAAAGCCGCCCGTCTCAATACGATAGACGCCATCAGGCGTAATTAG
- a CDS encoding ABC transporter permease: protein MMKRIDLKETASSLKKVFRFFISRIIINGFAGVQSVLQYKLRLVLTVTGIAIGVMTIIIILTIINGLDLFFYREISILGTDNLHISKIPWDNIMEYYKYSNRKDISFEELKAVQENAELVRYVTPLLATNGVIRARGNILNNTSIIGTNHEYKDVFNAYPDTGRFLTDYEVRHNRNVCVIGWQIYRKLFTYGSPIDQRLFIDNFPFRVIGILEEKGDGLFSNFDSSVFIPVGTFTKIYGFRRSLSITVKVLDVNDIEDSIDELRRILRRVRKIPPQQQDDDFAINKQDMLVDFYNQLTQALYTVALCMGIITLLIGGIGIMNIQLVTLSERTREIGIRRALGAKKNDIFWQFLIESLLISGLGGSIGISLGMAAGFFISQITPLTALISTVDFCIAVGFATAVGVFFGLYPALKAANLDPIVGLRYE, encoded by the coding sequence ATGATGAAAAGAATTGATCTGAAAGAAACGGCATCGTCTCTCAAGAAAGTATTTCGTTTTTTTATATCGAGAATTATAATCAATGGATTCGCCGGGGTTCAATCCGTTTTACAATACAAACTCAGATTGGTATTGACCGTTACGGGAATAGCGATCGGAGTAATGACAATAATTATTATTCTTACGATTATCAATGGTCTGGATCTATTTTTTTACAGGGAAATATCGATCCTCGGAACGGACAATCTGCATATTTCAAAAATACCTTGGGATAATATAATGGAATATTACAAATACAGCAATCGAAAAGATATTTCCTTTGAAGAATTAAAAGCCGTACAGGAGAATGCCGAGCTTGTCCGGTATGTTACTCCCCTGTTGGCTACAAATGGAGTTATTCGGGCACGAGGCAATATTCTCAATAACACATCGATAATCGGAACAAATCACGAATATAAAGATGTATTCAATGCATATCCGGACACAGGCAGATTCTTGACTGATTATGAAGTACGTCACAACAGAAATGTATGTGTGATCGGCTGGCAAATTTACCGAAAGCTTTTCACCTACGGGAGTCCGATAGATCAGCGGCTGTTTATCGATAATTTTCCCTTCCGAGTAATCGGTATACTTGAAGAAAAAGGAGACGGTCTTTTCAGTAATTTCGATTCTTCCGTTTTTATTCCTGTCGGCACTTTTACCAAGATCTACGGGTTTCGGAGGTCGTTATCCATCACTGTTAAAGTCCTTGACGTCAACGATATCGAAGACAGCATTGATGAGTTAAGAAGGATACTAAGGCGGGTGAGAAAAATCCCGCCCCAGCAGCAGGATGACGATTTCGCCATCAACAAACAGGATATGCTTGTTGATTTTTACAATCAACTTACACAAGCCCTCTATACAGTCGCTCTATGCATGGGAATAATAACACTTCTTATCGGAGGGATTGGAATTATGAATATCCAGCTTGTCACCTTGAGTGAAAGAACAAGGGAAATCGGCATCAGACGGGCGCTCGGTGCAAAGAAGAACGATATTTTTTGGCAATTTCTCATTGAATCACTATTGATAAGCGGATTAGGCGGAAGTATCGGTATTTCCCTGGGTATGGCTGCCGGTTTTTTTATCAGCCAGATAACGCCTCTTACGGCCTTGATTTCAACGGTCGATTTCTGTATTGCCGTCGGTTTCGCTACTGCCGTCGGCGTTTTTTTTGGCCTGTATCCGGCTTTAAAAGCGGCCAACCTGGACCCTATTGTCGGATTACGATATGAATGA
- a CDS encoding ABC transporter ATP-binding protein, whose translation MIETLDLKKRYISGKIDVWALKGINLKIDRYEYVAIMGHSGSGKSTLLNILGCLDVPSEGQYKFENEDICNLDDNRLSEIRNRKIGFVFQAFNLLPRLNALANVELPLLYNNIPGKIRLERCEQALEAVGLTHRKHHKPNELSGGQCQRIALARALVNNPSLIFADEPTGNLDTSTGLEIMKIFEKLHERGNTIVLVTHEEYIAKHANRIILLKDGIVENDEKN comes from the coding sequence CTGATTGAAACACTGGATTTGAAAAAAAGGTACATCTCAGGTAAAATAGATGTATGGGCCTTGAAAGGGATAAATTTAAAAATAGACAGGTATGAATATGTGGCCATCATGGGCCATTCGGGATCGGGAAAATCCACGCTTCTGAATATTCTCGGTTGTCTGGATGTGCCAAGTGAGGGCCAGTATAAATTTGAAAACGAAGATATTTGCAATCTGGACGATAATCGGTTATCCGAAATAAGGAACAGGAAGATCGGGTTTGTTTTTCAGGCGTTCAACCTTTTACCGCGTTTAAATGCTTTGGCGAACGTGGAATTGCCGCTTCTATACAACAATATACCCGGCAAGATCAGGCTTGAGCGCTGCGAACAGGCACTCGAAGCCGTCGGCCTCACACATAGAAAACATCATAAGCCGAATGAACTTTCCGGTGGACAATGTCAAAGGATCGCACTGGCCAGGGCGCTGGTAAATAACCCGAGTCTTATTTTTGCGGATGAACCCACAGGGAACCTCGATACTTCCACCGGTCTGGAAATTATGAAAATTTTCGAGAAACTCCATGAACGTGGAAATACTATTGTCCTTGTGACACATGAAGAATACATCGCAAAACACGCGAACAGAATCATATTGCTGAAAGACGGTATCGTGGAAAATGATGAAAAGAATTGA
- a CDS encoding efflux RND transporter periplasmic adaptor subunit — MLKKTSKIKKLIIPGTIATIIVFIIINLNVENSNVYEVTVDKVRKGDMTQVVSGHGKISPVKEVDISAYVGAEIKKILVKEGDSVKKEQLLVELDKTKYVAILERVESDLKIAESRLKIETLQFERAKELFDETLISASDFEAAVLKKELAENQLTQARSAVKQAKDDLEKTSLKAPMDGIVIMLNKEEGEMAVSSQFQTDTIMTIGDLSQMEVRIDIDESDINLIRNNNIARIEVDALPEQYFKGQVMEIAYAATNKSEGTQEETTVFRVKILITEGDITNLLPLMTATVDIETQTRENILYVPIQSITTRESRGADSNSLEQVVFIKENRHVKQIKVETGIMDDKNVEIISGLTEGETVVTGNFRTLFKLLKDGSKVKVID; from the coding sequence ATGCTAAAAAAAACATCGAAAATCAAAAAATTGATTATCCCGGGTACAATAGCGACGATCATTGTCTTTATCATCATCAATCTGAATGTCGAAAACAGTAATGTATACGAAGTTACTGTAGACAAAGTAAGAAAAGGCGATATGACTCAGGTCGTATCCGGTCATGGAAAAATTTCTCCAGTAAAAGAAGTAGATATCTCCGCTTATGTCGGGGCGGAAATAAAAAAAATCCTCGTAAAAGAAGGTGATAGTGTTAAAAAAGAACAATTACTCGTTGAACTTGACAAGACGAAATACGTGGCAATATTAGAACGAGTGGAGTCGGATCTGAAAATAGCCGAATCCAGATTAAAAATAGAGACATTGCAATTCGAACGTGCCAAAGAGTTATTCGATGAAACACTTATTTCCGCCAGTGATTTCGAAGCGGCCGTTCTGAAAAAGGAATTGGCTGAAAACCAGTTGACACAGGCACGGTCTGCGGTAAAACAGGCAAAAGATGATTTGGAAAAGACCTCACTCAAAGCGCCTATGGACGGAATTGTCATTATGTTGAATAAAGAAGAAGGGGAAATGGCAGTGAGTTCGCAGTTCCAGACGGACACGATAATGACGATCGGCGACTTGTCGCAAATGGAAGTAAGGATAGATATAGATGAAAGCGATATCAATCTGATCCGGAATAATAATATAGCACGAATTGAAGTGGATGCATTACCGGAACAGTATTTCAAGGGGCAGGTGATGGAAATTGCCTATGCGGCAACGAATAAAAGCGAGGGAACCCAGGAAGAGACGACTGTTTTCAGGGTAAAGATCCTTATCACCGAGGGTGATATAACCAATCTGTTGCCGCTTATGACGGCAACGGTCGATATTGAAACGCAAACCCGTGAAAATATCCTCTATGTACCGATACAATCCATTACGACCCGGGAATCGAGAGGTGCCGACAGCAATTCACTCGAGCAGGTTGTTTTTATTAAAGAAAATCGGCATGTAAAACAGATAAAAGTCGAAACAGGCATTATGGATGATAAAAATGTGGAAATCATCAGCGGGTTGACCGAAGGGGAGACCGTTGTTACCGGTAATTTCAGGACGTTATTCAAGCTGCTGAAAGATGGGAGCAAAGTGAAAGTCATTGATTGA
- a CDS encoding M50 family metallopeptidase has protein sequence MNTLIDEINEYPKASSETEVIRTPDGLNPFFVIKNNRTRKFIKIGDNEYRLLSSLDGTTTIEDIRHRYKTQYEEKQITQLLEKLYQLRLLEQDYLKPEDEQKLGIIARLIKNFTYEKLFNIKIKIVEPDHVLSRMLPWLRWIYHPIFLVLSLCVIISGLAIFFLKFKYAVNIFWESITSGEFLLLLIPFLAVNVLHEIGHGLTTKYFGGIIYEMGFIFFYFRPAFYCNVTDAYRFSRLKRGAVFFSGSYVQLFVVSILMIIWASFLFPVDLLFRLFVGFTVLNLISIAFNLIPFVKFDGYWLLTSFTGIENLWRKSFDYIKGVLMKYLFGIKDSTFILKQSTTREKIIYIVYSLLAITFISCIVLIVFYRFGAYLVLNFEFFGFIVFTVFMLFVSMKAVASAFKFIITVFKNGIQSILRLVGLVVLAVFLFILGNQFVLLDYNIEAIYKTEKDHSADYPVKIYIKPNDINLINPGQSVTIDTLDRGIMTRFHGSILAGNPEKELYYNTNLNISMNPSVFRPVKKYVMKAKLNDFDGNLQPKGIARINGGRLKLSFFICKSILNLVTW, from the coding sequence GTGAACACATTGATAGACGAAATCAATGAATATCCAAAAGCTTCTTCCGAGACGGAAGTCATCAGGACACCCGACGGACTGAATCCTTTCTTTGTAATAAAAAATAATAGGACAAGGAAATTCATTAAAATTGGGGATAATGAATATAGGTTGTTGAGTTCGCTCGACGGCACAACCACCATTGAAGATATACGTCATCGGTATAAAACACAGTACGAGGAAAAACAGATTACTCAGCTGCTGGAAAAGCTGTATCAGTTGAGGTTGTTGGAACAGGATTATCTAAAACCCGAAGATGAACAAAAACTGGGAATTATCGCACGCCTTATAAAGAACTTTACATATGAAAAGCTTTTTAATATAAAAATAAAGATCGTCGAACCCGACCATGTTTTAAGCCGGATGCTTCCCTGGTTACGGTGGATATATCATCCGATATTTTTGGTATTAAGTCTCTGCGTTATAATAAGCGGACTTGCAATCTTTTTTCTGAAATTTAAATACGCGGTCAATATATTCTGGGAGAGCATTACATCCGGGGAATTTTTACTTTTACTGATTCCTTTTCTCGCCGTCAACGTTTTACATGAAATCGGGCATGGGCTAACAACCAAATATTTCGGCGGTATTATTTACGAAATGGGTTTCATTTTCTTTTATTTCCGGCCTGCTTTTTATTGTAATGTCACCGATGCCTACAGGTTTAGTCGACTAAAACGCGGTGCGGTTTTTTTCTCCGGGAGTTATGTGCAATTATTTGTCGTGTCCATTCTGATGATTATTTGGGCGTCTTTTCTTTTTCCCGTCGATTTGCTGTTCAGGTTGTTTGTCGGTTTTACCGTTTTAAATCTTATCTCTATCGCTTTTAACCTGATTCCGTTCGTAAAATTCGACGGCTACTGGCTGCTTACATCCTTCACCGGGATAGAAAACCTGTGGCGGAAATCTTTTGATTACATTAAGGGTGTTTTAATGAAATATCTGTTCGGTATAAAGGATTCAACCTTTATACTGAAACAGTCGACAACAAGGGAAAAAATCATATATATCGTCTACAGCCTTTTAGCGATTACATTTATCTCTTGTATCGTATTGATTGTTTTTTACCGTTTTGGAGCTTATCTGGTGTTGAATTTCGAGTTTTTCGGATTTATTGTTTTTACGGTTTTTATGCTGTTCGTGTCGATGAAAGCCGTCGCGAGCGCATTTAAATTCATCATTACGGTTTTTAAAAATGGTATACAATCCATTCTGCGCCTTGTGGGTTTGGTTGTCCTGGCTGTTTTTCTATTTATCTTGGGCAATCAATTTGTGCTATTGGATTATAATATCGAAGCCATATATAAAACGGAAAAGGATCATTCTGCGGATTATCCGGTAAAAATCTATATTAAGCCGAATGACATCAATTTAATTAATCCCGGACAATCCGTCACCATCGATACGCTTGACAGAGGGATAATGACGCGATTCCACGGTTCGATTTTGGCGGGAAATCCGGAAAAGGAATTATATTACAACACCAATCTCAATATCAGCATGAATCCTTCCGTATTCAGACCGGTAAAGAAGTATGTAATGAAGGCAAAATTGAATGATTTCGATGGCAATCTTCAACCGAAAGGCATCGCAAGAATCAATGGCGGGCGTCTCAAGCTTTCTTTTTTTATCTGCAAATCGATATTAAATCTGGTAACATGGTAG
- a CDS encoding MBL fold metallo-hydrolase has translation MKITMIGHCTVLIEADGKKILTDPYFGTWGNLAYTRISPSSRQWDEIPKPDLVLVSHNHFDHTDSRFFRSLDVSIPVIVPAEIVWRTRLKGVRSPVGMHIWEEYCFQTVRITAVPAVHLGATRGYIIQAEGKTIYFSGDTFYSSFMKEIGRRFRLDASLIPVTTYRIPMTMGENGAVRATLDLRPDIVIPVHLGLKPRLCLMRTGHTPEGFREKLSGPAPDIKVVILEPGECWNIT, from the coding sequence TTGAAAATCACAATGATCGGACATTGCACGGTCTTGATAGAAGCGGACGGAAAGAAAATTCTTACTGATCCGTATTTCGGGACATGGGGCAATCTCGCTTATACACGGATTTCACCATCCTCCCGACAATGGGATGAAATCCCGAAGCCGGATTTGGTGCTTGTTTCTCATAATCATTTCGATCATACGGACAGTCGTTTTTTCCGATCGCTCGATGTATCCATACCGGTAATCGTTCCCGCAGAAATCGTATGGCGGACACGGCTAAAGGGTGTACGGTCACCGGTTGGTATGCATATATGGGAAGAATACTGTTTTCAAACGGTTCGGATCACGGCTGTACCCGCAGTTCATCTTGGTGCAACACGGGGTTACATTATTCAGGCCGAGGGGAAAACGATTTATTTTTCCGGTGACACATTTTATTCCTCCTTTATGAAAGAGATCGGCCGACGCTTCAGGCTTGATGCGTCGCTTATTCCGGTTACGACCTATCGTATTCCTATGACTATGGGGGAAAACGGCGCGGTTCGGGCGACACTCGATCTCAGACCGGATATCGTGATTCCCGTTCATTTGGGATTAAAACCCAGGTTATGCCTGATGCGTACCGGCCATACACCCGAAGGTTTCAGGGAAAAACTCTCCGGCCCGGCGCCCGACATCAAAGTGGTCATACTCGAACCCGGTGAATGCTGGAATATAACATAG
- a CDS encoding TolC family protein, translated as MVCIISLIFLFFITSYTEAEENTPVYTLEECLESACTQCKDILIANIGIANDRLQLKRIKAENSFKLNFSGSYSHLQAFDMFDPVLQSMSGNALIDNVVQTAFTFSLPETGITLSGDYVDPFGHQDNHFTNLELSLHQVIWDGYSGFRSKGIINQAELNLRIRELYYTKMMNELIFRVKQAYFNLINAQRTYNLRKEIYNKRQEELKRTSTYFAVQKVIDLDVEQAEINTDLAKVDLAYAENNLKISRMRLSSITRLPSENNYYVKETESPPLPDIDESNAIHTAFRHRIELQELFLNRQIAKTEYNLNKSLKSPVVAVSTGIDWDKEWVNDRNSNDWRFEISLDWPLLDSGLADTVITSIKNQLDIYRLQEERYRETITAEVSSALFSVIDSFERISIAQRILAQTKGRYELAEKKYQKGLINRFDVMDTELTYSNALVDVVKSETDYQLSILNYYNALGLSDSENLPSLLPDTIQDE; from the coding sequence ATGGTATGTATTATTTCTCTAATATTTCTTTTTTTTATTACATCATATACCGAAGCGGAAGAAAATACTCCTGTTTATACGCTGGAAGAATGCCTCGAATCGGCCTGTACTCAGTGTAAGGATATTTTAATCGCAAATATAGGTATTGCCAATGATCGGCTGCAACTCAAACGGATTAAAGCGGAAAACTCGTTCAAGCTAAACTTCAGCGGCAGCTATTCTCACCTGCAGGCCTTCGATATGTTTGATCCTGTTTTGCAATCAATGTCCGGCAATGCCTTGATCGACAATGTCGTTCAAACCGCATTCACGTTCTCCTTGCCGGAAACCGGTATAACACTATCAGGAGATTATGTCGATCCTTTTGGACACCAGGACAACCATTTTACCAATCTTGAACTATCGTTACATCAGGTGATTTGGGACGGGTATTCGGGTTTCCGTTCCAAAGGCATTATTAATCAGGCCGAATTGAATTTGCGTATCAGGGAGCTTTATTATACAAAAATGATGAATGAATTGATATTCCGGGTTAAACAGGCGTATTTTAACCTGATAAATGCGCAAAGGACATATAATTTGAGAAAAGAAATATATAACAAACGACAGGAAGAACTTAAGCGAACGAGCACGTATTTTGCCGTACAAAAGGTTATCGATCTGGATGTGGAGCAGGCGGAAATCAACACAGATCTGGCGAAGGTCGATCTTGCATACGCAGAAAACAACCTGAAAATATCCCGTATGAGGCTATCATCAATCACGCGATTGCCTTCGGAAAATAATTATTACGTAAAAGAGACCGAAAGCCCTCCTTTGCCCGACATAGACGAATCGAACGCCATTCATACGGCTTTCAGGCACAGGATAGAATTACAGGAACTTTTCCTGAATCGGCAAATAGCGAAAACAGAGTATAATCTGAATAAAAGCTTGAAATCTCCGGTTGTTGCAGTGAGTACGGGAATCGATTGGGACAAGGAATGGGTCAATGATCGGAATTCAAATGACTGGAGATTCGAAATATCGCTTGATTGGCCGCTGCTCGATTCCGGCCTGGCCGATACCGTGATTACATCTATTAAAAATCAGCTGGACATCTATCGTCTACAGGAAGAACGTTACAGGGAAACGATAACGGCCGAGGTTTCTTCCGCACTTTTTAGCGTTATCGATTCTTTTGAAAGAATAAGTATCGCCCAAAGAATTCTCGCCCAGACCAAAGGCCGTTATGAACTGGCGGAAAAGAAATATCAAAAAGGCCTTATAAACCGGTTTGACGTCATGGATACCGAACTGACTTACTCCAATGCATTGGTGGATGTGGTAAAGTCGGAGACCGACTACCAGCTTTCCATTCTTAATTATTACAATGCCCTTGGACTGAGTGACAGTGAAAATCTGCCCTCACTCTTGCCTGATACCATACAAGATGAGTAA